Genomic window (Aquimarina sp. BL5):
AGAAGATTCAGGTTCCAAAGAAAATGTGGTTAGTGAACTGGTCTGATCGCTCGTTTATTAGCACCCATAATTTATGTTTGGCCTATGAATTGGTGTTTTTGATGTATTTGATGAACTTGTTACAACGATATCTTTAAAAGATTTCTTATTTGAAAAAGTAAATTGTTCTGTAACTTTTTCCTGACGATGAATACCAATAGTTAGAAAACAAGCCAGAATAGTAAAAAGATATTTCTGTATCAAAGAATTTATAATTGATGATTTTGGGAAATACAAAGGCTGCATGTTTGGTTTGTTTAATATATAAAGCTGATTTAAAGATTATAAACGAATTTAAAAATTACTAGTATTTCTAAACGTTTTGATTATACCATAATTGTTGTTGCCTTAGTAGTTGTTATACTATGGCAGTTGCCCTATTTTGGATGGTTTCAATATCCTTTTCGATTATTAGGAACGTGGTTTCATGAAATGGGACACGGATTAACAGCCTTGTTAGCAGGTGGGAGTTTTGAGTATTTAGAAATTTATGAAAATGGTGGAGGTGTTGCTTATTATCATTTAGGAGGAAGTTATTTACCACCTTTTATAGGTAATGCATTGGTAGCCGCTGGAGGATTATTAGGACCAGCTGTTGTGGGGGCGTTATTAATTGTATCAGCAAAATCACATAGAAGTTCTATGATTGCTCTTAGAATATTGATAGGTGTTATGATACTTTCCTTATTATTGTGGATCAGGTCTTTTTGGGGAGTTGCGGTAATGAGTAGTTTTGCTGTACTTTTATTTATTATTACCCTATTTAAAAGTAGAAAGTTAGAAGTAGTTGTGATTCTGTTTTTAGGCCTACAGTCGGTATTAAGTACCTATCTTCAGTTAGACTATTTGTTTACAAAACAGTTCGAAAGAGATGGAGTTATTCAGATTTCTGATACACAAGCTATTGCCCAGAATACGATTGGAACCTATTGGATATGGGCTATTCTTATCATTATAATAAGCATCTATTTACTTTGGAAAAGTTTTCGATATTATTTTAAGAAGTAACATCTCGAGTCTATGAATCCAAGATGTTTTTTTACTTCATTTAACTTCGAAAAAGATCCCCAACACTACCGAATTTTCTTGATTTTGTACTTTTTACTGTTTTCAAATATTTAAGACGTTTCAAAATTGGTTAAAATATCGATCATATAAAAGACCATAAATACCAGAATTACAAACCCGTGGTAAATACGTGTTTTTTAATGGTTACTACTTGTTAATCTATTCATTATTAGTTGAAAATATGTTTTTTGCTTAGATTTAAGGTATAAACCAATTTAACGTAATAAATTTTCACACAAATGGAACAGACAATCACACAAAACCAGGTAATGACTCTAGAACAAGCACAGAAAATTGAAAGATGGCAACAAGAAGAAGTATTGTTATTGGCTAGGCATTTTCAACGTTTAAACGAAACAAAAAATAAG
Coding sequences:
- a CDS encoding M50 family metallopeptidase; translated protein: MVVALVVVILWQLPYFGWFQYPFRLLGTWFHEMGHGLTALLAGGSFEYLEIYENGGGVAYYHLGGSYLPPFIGNALVAAGGLLGPAVVGALLIVSAKSHRSSMIALRILIGVMILSLLLWIRSFWGVAVMSSFAVLLFIITLFKSRKLEVVVILFLGLQSVLSTYLQLDYLFTKQFERDGVIQISDTQAIAQNTIGTYWIWAILIIIISIYLLWKSFRYYFKK